The genomic stretch aggaagattatgtgtgcaagttaaagagatctttgtatgggctgaaacaatctcctcgacagtggaataggagattcgacaagttcatggcacgcataagtttcattagaagtcagttcgaccactgtgtttacttcagatttcgacctggtaattcatttgttattttgttgctttatgtggatgatattctcattgcaagcaacaatgttgaagatgtgatgagggtgaaggctgaactcaataaggagttcgatatgaaggatctgggagctgcttccagaattcttggaattgacattcaaagagatagaaagaagtcgaagttatgcctatctcaagaggcatatctacgaaagattctcgaaaagtttggtatgtcgaattcgaagccagttgtgactcctacaaaccctcaattcaagctgagtattgatcagtgtcccagtactgatgtcgaaagagcctatatgaatagcatcccatatgctaatatagttggttctttgatgtatgctatggtctgtactagacccgatatagcatatgcagtaagtcttgtaagcaggtacatggcgaatcctggaaaggctcactggcaagcattaaagtggattttaaggtacataaatgggtctctgaacagagtcttaatttatggtggagccttatgtgaagatagtaaagcagtaatcgaaggatatgtcgactctgattatgcaggttgtatggattccagaaaatctatttctggatatgttttcactatgtttggcacaacaattagttggaaagcgacacttcagaaggttgttgctctatcaaccactgaagcagaatatattgctctcactgaagctatgaaagaagcattgtggcttgaaggttttacgaaggagttgaaacttcaaggtcgaggtatcactgttaaatgtgatagtcaaagcgcaatacacctgtcgaagaattcagcctatcatgagcgaactaagcacattgatgtgaggctgcatttcgtcagaggagtaatcgagcgtggagaagtccaagtgctgaaggtttcgactgaagacaatgctgctgatatgatcaccaagacattgccgagttgcaagtttttccactgtatgtagttgataaagctgcatgaagaaagctagtgtgttccttgacgttgtagagttagatccaaggtggagatttgtgggatattggatcgaactctagtgtggtcgaagggtagcttcttggttcgacaggattaagcatgaagtcgaaggttgttcacatgcttgtgtcgaagatgctagggttgttagcatgttaaattaggtttagtgtttaaaccctaatttgttaagttagcttgtttattaagttggcttgtgtaatgggccttgctgaaaaagcccattagttagtatgttaggttttattataaatagcatactagtctctcatcattgctaagctgcaaatcctaatttagggtgagagaggttatttgttattcttgtaaacttgtaatcttgttttaagagaaagtgaaagaatagcagttataaccaattcttgtgttcctcttcttccttgtcctttattcttccttgttttatactttgttcttggcattgaattcacaacaatatCAAAGCAGAATATGCGAAGAAATACAAGAAGACATTGAATGATGCAGTTCACTCTGAAACATCGGGCAACTATAGGGCTTTTCTTCTCGCACTTTTGGGTCCCAATCATTAGTCAATTGATgtttaatcatattttattttggatGTTTTCAAACTATGTTGTTTAAATGTTTTGAAATTTGGTAGTTTGATTTGCTTTGTAAGACATTTGTAAGCATTGTTATGAACATGCATGTTTGAGTTTGAGACTTGTGTATTGTTAGCACAATTCATAGAATGGAGTATTCAGACCTTTAGATCACGGTTTAATCGGTTGAACCATCAGTTGAACCATGGTTCGACATGGTTCTGATGCAATAAAAATCATTGTGGTTGAACAAATTCGTGCCTACTTAAAGGTTCTCAGTTCAACATATGTTGAATGGCTTGGTCTGGTTTTGAAAAGATTAGTATGAACACAATCAATTTACTTTGATGCACTTTATATATGAAGGAGCTATGAGaaaatataaaattcatatatgGTAATGGGTCTgtgaatataaattatcaaataGGAATAACTATCATGGAAGCATGACCAAATTAAGAATGGAGAAAGTTAAAAGCCTTATGTAGTTTCCAGTACTTGAGGTTTGTGGTGCATAATGCTCAATTCAATTCTTCTCACATTAAATTTGAGAAATATTTGACTACctcaattttgtttatatttgcaTTTGTTTAACCTCATATCAACGGAAGGAACATCGTCTGATGTTAAATCTCAAATTCCCCAACTAAGAAAAATATTTACGTTAAGGAGTAAGCGAATGTCAACCCTGTTGAAATATTAAACTTGATTTGGGCCTctttattatttggtattttgggcTTAATTATTTTGGGCTTAGATAATTTTTGGTAGTGTTTCTAGAGAATTCTTGTAGTGTTTGGAATGTCTAGATATTTCTTATAGTTGTAAAattctctagaatactctttgaatctctagagttgagaactctctagaattagtgtgtctagagttctccttagagtagtataaatagagatgtaatcctacacatttgtatcaagcaaaaatacaaagttctctcttccataaagaattctcctacctatcaagtttctattcaagcctccaatatttctaaacacttgTCCTACACACAAAAACAACCTTAATTCTAACAAAGTGGTACCAGAGCTTCAAGGTCCTCAAAAGATGGCAAATGGAGGTTTCCCTTTTCAAATGCCGATGCTCACAAAGAACAACTATGATAATTGGAGTATCAAGATGAAGGCGCTACTAGGATCTCAAGATGTGTGGGATGTCGTTGAGAAAGGCTTCAAGGAGCAAGATGAAGCCTCACTAAGTCAAGGTGCAAAAGATACATTGAAGGAgtcaagaaagagagacaagaaaGCTCTCTTCCTCATTTATCAATCGGTGGATGAAGATACTTTTGAGAAGATATCCAACGCAACGACGGCCAAAGAAGCGTGGGACAAGCTTCAAACTTGCAACAAAGGAGTTGAGCAGGTAAAAAAGATTCGTCTTCAAACTCTTAGAGGTGACTTTGAACGTTTGTTTATGGAGGAGTCCGAGTCAATTTCTGATTATTTTTCTCGAGTATTGGCCGTAGTCAATAAActtaaaagaaatggtgaagatgttgatgatgtGAAAGTCATGGAGAAAATACTTTGCACTTTAAATCCAAGTTTTGACTTCATTGTtaccaacattgaagaaaacaagGATTTAAATACCATGACCATAGAGCAACTTATGGGTTCCTTACAAGCAtatgaagaaaaacaaaagagaaaaactaAACAAAAGGAGGCTATAGAGCAACTACTACAACTCAACATAAAGGAAGCAAACTATGTAAACTACAAGAGCCAAAGAGGACGAGGACGTGGCCAAGATCGTGGACGTGGACGAGGACGTGGAGGAGAAGGAAGAGGAGGTTAC from Vicia villosa cultivar HV-30 ecotype Madison, WI linkage group LG4, Vvil1.0, whole genome shotgun sequence encodes the following:
- the LOC131596760 gene encoding uncharacterized protein LOC131596760 — protein: MANGGFPFQMPMLTKNNYDNWSIKMKALLGSQDVWDVVEKGFKEQDEASLSQGAKDTLKESRKRDKKALFLIYQSVDEDTFEKISNATTAKEAWDKLQTCNKGVEQVKKIRLQTLRGDFERLFMEESESISDYFSRVLAVVNKLKRNGEDVDDVKVMEKILCTLNPSFDFIVTNIEENKDLNTMTIEQLMGSLQAYEEKQKRKTKQKEAIEQLLQLNIKEANYVNYKSQRGRGRGQDRGRGRGRGGEGRGGYNNYSNNFNNGERSWNP